The following are encoded together in the Pseudomonas sp. IB20 genome:
- a CDS encoding OprD family porin produces the protein MSTFNPRRLLLATAVASLAMPVVAEEHGFLEDASANLNLRNFFFNRNYTNPTKAQGGAQEWTQSFIFDAKSGFTQGTVGFGVDVLGLYSLKLDGGRGTGGTQLLPLDHDGRPADEFGRLGVAFKARISKTEVKVGEWMPVLPILRSDDGRSLPQTLRGGQITSKEIAGLTLYGGQFRANSPRDDSSMTDMSMVGKTAFTSDRFNFQGGEYAFNDKRTQIGLWNAQLKDIYRQQFVNLTHSQPVGDWTLGANLGFFYGKDDGSARAGDLDNKTLSGLFSARYGGNTFYVGLQKLTGNNAWMRVNGTSGGTLANDSYNSSYDNAQEKSWQVRHDYNFAALGIPGLTLMNRYISGSNVHTGTVTDGKEWGRESELGYTVQSGALRDLNVRWRNSSMRRDYSNNEFDENRLIVSYPISLL, from the coding sequence ATGAGCACTTTCAACCCGCGCCGGCTGCTGCTGGCGACTGCTGTCGCCAGTCTTGCCATGCCCGTCGTCGCCGAAGAACACGGCTTTCTCGAAGACGCCAGCGCCAACCTCAACCTGCGCAACTTCTTCTTCAACCGCAATTACACCAATCCGACCAAAGCCCAGGGCGGCGCACAGGAGTGGACGCAAAGTTTCATCTTCGACGCCAAATCCGGCTTTACCCAGGGCACCGTGGGTTTCGGTGTGGATGTGCTGGGGTTGTACTCGCTGAAACTGGATGGCGGGCGTGGCACCGGCGGCACCCAGCTGTTGCCGCTGGACCACGATGGCCGCCCGGCGGATGAGTTCGGACGCCTCGGTGTGGCGTTCAAAGCGCGGATCTCCAAGACCGAAGTCAAGGTCGGCGAGTGGATGCCGGTGCTGCCGATCCTGCGTTCCGACGATGGCCGCTCCCTGCCGCAAACCTTGCGCGGCGGGCAGATCACCTCCAAGGAAATCGCCGGCCTGACCCTTTACGGCGGCCAGTTCCGCGCCAACAGCCCGCGCGACGACAGCAGCATGACGGACATGTCGATGGTCGGTAAAACCGCCTTCACCTCCGACCGCTTCAACTTCCAGGGCGGCGAGTACGCGTTCAACGACAAACGCACCCAGATCGGCCTGTGGAATGCCCAACTCAAGGACATCTACCGCCAGCAATTCGTCAACCTGACCCACAGCCAGCCTGTGGGCGACTGGACCCTGGGCGCCAACCTTGGGTTCTTCTACGGCAAAGACGACGGCAGCGCTCGCGCGGGTGACTTGGATAACAAGACTTTGTCCGGCTTGTTCTCCGCCCGCTATGGTGGCAACACCTTCTACGTCGGCCTGCAAAAACTCACCGGCAACAACGCCTGGATGCGCGTCAACGGCACCAGCGGCGGCACCCTGGCCAACGACAGTTACAACTCCAGCTACGACAACGCCCAGGAAAAATCCTGGCAGGTGCGCCACGACTACAATTTCGCCGCCCTCGGCATACCCGGCCTGACCTTGATGAACCGCTATATCAGCGGCAGCAACGTGCACACAGGCACCGTCACCGACGGCAAGGAGTGGGGCCGCGAGAGCGAATTGGGCTACACGGTGCAGAGCGGCGCGCTCAGGGACTTGAACGTGCGCTGGCGTAATTCCAGCATGCGCCGCGACTACAGTAACAACGAGTTCGACGAAAACCGCTTGATCGTCAGCTATCCTATTTCGCTGCTTTAA
- the adeC gene encoding AdeC/AdeK/OprM family multidrug efflux complex outer membrane factor, which produces MSKSLLSLAVTAFVLSGCSLIPDYQRPEAPVAAQFPQGPAYSSAQAPGQAAAEQGWKQFFHDPALQQLIQTALVNNRDLRVAALNIDAYAAQYQIQRADLFPAISATGSGSRSRTPAKLSQSGEATIASQYSAGLGISSYELDLFGRVRSLSEEALQKYFATEEARRSTQISLVASVANAYLTWQADKELLKLTQDTLGAFEQSYKLTSRSNEVGVASALDLSQARTSVENARVALARYTRQVAQDENNLTLLLGTGLPANIASKPLSDNLLSEVPAGLPSDLLQRRPDIVQAEYNLKAANANIGAARAAFFPSISLTASAGTASPTLGGLFKGGSGTWSFAPQINIPIFNAGSLRASLDYSKIQKEINVATYEKAIQTGFQEVSDGLAARETYKQQLDAQRGFVAANQDYYRLAERRYRIGVDSNLTFLDAQRQLFSAQQSLITDRLAQLNSEVNLYKALGGGWNEQTAKNEPLKEEAPALKLF; this is translated from the coding sequence ATGAGCAAGTCGCTACTTTCCCTAGCCGTCACGGCATTCGTGCTCAGTGGCTGCTCGCTGATACCTGACTATCAGCGCCCTGAAGCACCGGTGGCTGCCCAGTTCCCGCAAGGGCCGGCGTATTCGTCGGCCCAGGCGCCGGGCCAGGCCGCTGCCGAGCAGGGCTGGAAGCAGTTTTTCCATGACCCTGCCCTGCAACAGCTGATCCAGACCGCGTTGGTGAACAACCGTGACCTGCGTGTCGCGGCCCTGAACATCGACGCCTACGCGGCGCAGTACCAGATCCAGCGTGCCGACCTGTTCCCGGCCATCTCGGCCACGGGCAGCGGCAGCCGTTCGCGCACCCCGGCCAAACTGTCGCAGTCTGGCGAGGCGACCATCGCCAGCCAGTACTCGGCTGGCCTGGGAATCAGCTCGTATGAGCTGGACCTGTTCGGCCGCGTGCGCAGCCTGAGTGAAGAAGCACTGCAAAAGTACTTCGCCACTGAAGAAGCGCGACGCAGCACCCAGATCAGTTTGGTGGCCAGTGTGGCCAACGCCTACCTGACCTGGCAGGCCGACAAGGAGCTGCTCAAGCTGACCCAAGACACCCTGGGCGCGTTCGAACAAAGCTACAAACTGACCTCGCGCAGCAACGAAGTCGGCGTGGCCTCGGCCCTCGACCTCAGCCAGGCGCGTACCTCAGTGGAAAACGCCCGGGTTGCACTGGCGCGCTACACCCGCCAGGTGGCCCAGGACGAAAACAACCTGACCCTGCTGCTGGGCACCGGCCTGCCGGCGAATATCGCCAGCAAGCCGCTGTCGGATAACCTGCTCAGCGAAGTGCCAGCCGGGTTGCCATCGGACCTGCTGCAACGTCGTCCCGACATTGTGCAGGCCGAGTACAACCTTAAGGCCGCCAACGCCAATATCGGCGCGGCACGTGCAGCGTTCTTCCCAAGCATCAGCCTGACCGCCAGTGCCGGTACTGCCAGCCCGACCCTGGGCGGCCTGTTCAAAGGCGGCTCGGGCACCTGGTCGTTTGCCCCGCAGATCAACATCCCGATCTTCAACGCCGGTAGCCTGCGCGCAAGCCTGGACTACTCGAAGATTCAGAAAGAGATCAACGTGGCGACCTACGAGAAGGCGATCCAGACCGGCTTCCAGGAAGTTTCCGACGGCCTCGCCGCGCGTGAGACCTACAAGCAGCAGTTGGATGCCCAACGTGGCTTCGTCGCGGCCAACCAGGATTACTACCGCCTGGCTGAGCGTCGCTACCGCATTGGTGTCGACAGCAACCTGACGTTCCTCGACGCCCAACGCCAGCTGTTCAGTGCCCAGCAATCGCTGATCACCGACCGCCTGGCGCAGCTCAACAGCGAGGTCAACCTGTACAAGGCCCTCGGCGGTGGCTGGAATGAGCAGACCGCGAAGAACGAGCCGTTGAAAGAAGAAGCACCGGCACTGAAGTTGTTCTGA
- a CDS encoding efflux RND transporter permease subunit, with the protein MSKFFIDRPIFAWVIALVIMLVGALSIMKLPINQYPAIAPTAIDIQVTYPGASAQTVQDTVVQVIEQQLNGIDNLRYVSSDSNSDGSMTITVTFNQGTNPDIAQVQVQNKLNLATPLLPQEVQQQGIRVTKSVKNFLMVIGLVSEDGSMTKDDLSNYIVSNIQDPISRTAGVGDFQVFGSQYAMRIWLDPAKLNNYQLTPVDVSTAISAQNVQVATGQLGGLPALPGTQLNATIIGKTRLQTAEQFGNILMKVNTDGSQVRLKDVARIELGGQNYSIAAQFNGKPASGMAIKLASGANALDTGKAIRATVASLEPFFPPGMKAVVPYDTTPVVTESISGVVDTLVEAIVLVFLVMFLFLQNFRATIITTMTVPVVLLGTFGILAAFGFTINTLTMFGMILAIGLLVDDAIVVVENVERVMAEEHLSPKEATVKSMGQIQGALVGIALVLSAVLLPMAFFGGSTGVIYKQFSITIVSAMALSVLVALIFTPALCATMLKPIDPETHGQPKRGFFGWFNRTFDRGVLSYERGVGNMIKHKIPAFLVYALIIVGMIWLFMRIPAAFLPDEDQGVIFAQVQTPVGSTAERTQKVIDDMRAYLLNDKEGEPGEGKGVKSVFTVNGFNFAGRGQSSGLAFVMLKPWGERDASNSVFEIAKRAQGYFMQTFKDAMVFAIVPPSVLELGNATGFDVFLQDQGGVGHDKLMAARNQFLGMAAQSKILAGVRPNGVNDEPQYELTVDDEKASAQGITLSNINQTLAIALGGSYVNDFIDRGRVKKVYVQGDAASRMSPEDLEKWYVRSDSGKMVPLSSIASGKWIFGSPKLSRYNGVAAMEVLGTPAPGYSTGDAMAEVERIAKQLPAGVGYAWTGLSYEERLSGSQAPALYALSLLVVFLCLAALYESWSIPIAVILVVPLGVVGALIATSMRGLSNDVFFQVGLLVTVGLAAKNAILIVEFAKELHEQGKGIVEAAIEASRMRLRPIIMTSMAFVLGVLPLAISTGAGSGSQHAIGTGVIGGMITATVLAIFWVPLFFATVSAAGERKKKVTPETPKEAGQ; encoded by the coding sequence ATGTCGAAATTTTTTATCGACCGTCCCATTTTCGCCTGGGTAATTGCCCTGGTGATCATGCTGGTCGGGGCACTTTCGATCATGAAGTTGCCCATCAACCAATACCCGGCCATCGCGCCGACCGCCATCGACATCCAGGTGACCTACCCAGGCGCGTCTGCACAAACCGTGCAGGACACCGTGGTGCAGGTGATCGAGCAACAGCTCAACGGTATCGACAACCTGCGTTATGTTTCCTCGGACAGTAACTCCGACGGCAGCATGACCATCACCGTGACGTTCAACCAGGGTACCAACCCGGATATCGCCCAGGTTCAGGTGCAGAACAAGCTGAACCTGGCGACCCCACTGCTGCCGCAAGAAGTGCAGCAGCAGGGTATCCGCGTGACCAAGTCGGTGAAGAACTTCCTGATGGTGATCGGTCTGGTGTCGGAAGACGGCAGCATGACCAAGGACGACTTGTCCAACTACATCGTGTCGAACATCCAGGATCCGATTTCGCGGACCGCGGGTGTGGGTGACTTCCAGGTGTTCGGTTCGCAGTACGCCATGCGTATCTGGCTGGACCCGGCCAAGCTGAACAACTACCAGCTCACGCCGGTGGATGTCAGCACGGCGATCTCGGCGCAGAACGTGCAGGTGGCTACCGGCCAACTGGGCGGCCTGCCAGCCCTGCCCGGCACTCAGTTGAACGCGACCATCATTGGCAAGACCCGCCTGCAGACTGCGGAGCAGTTCGGCAATATCCTGATGAAAGTCAATACCGACGGCTCACAGGTACGCCTGAAGGATGTCGCGCGTATTGAACTCGGTGGTCAGAACTACAGCATCGCTGCGCAGTTCAACGGCAAGCCGGCTTCCGGTATGGCGATCAAGCTGGCCTCGGGCGCCAACGCCTTGGACACCGGCAAGGCCATCCGCGCCACCGTAGCGTCGCTTGAACCGTTCTTCCCGCCAGGCATGAAGGCGGTGGTGCCGTATGACACCACCCCGGTTGTGACCGAGTCGATCTCTGGTGTAGTCGACACCCTGGTCGAAGCGATCGTGCTGGTGTTCCTGGTGATGTTCCTGTTCCTGCAGAACTTCCGCGCCACCATCATCACGACCATGACCGTACCGGTGGTGCTGTTGGGCACCTTCGGGATCCTGGCCGCGTTCGGTTTCACCATCAACACCCTGACCATGTTCGGCATGATCCTGGCCATCGGCTTGCTGGTGGATGACGCCATCGTCGTGGTGGAAAACGTCGAGCGGGTGATGGCCGAGGAACACTTGTCGCCCAAGGAGGCGACGGTCAAATCCATGGGCCAGATCCAAGGCGCCCTGGTGGGTATTGCCCTGGTTCTGTCGGCGGTACTGTTGCCGATGGCGTTCTTTGGCGGCTCTACCGGTGTGATCTACAAACAGTTCTCCATCACCATCGTTTCGGCCATGGCGTTGTCGGTACTGGTTGCCCTGATCTTCACCCCGGCCTTGTGCGCCACCATGCTCAAGCCGATCGACCCGGAAACACACGGCCAACCCAAGCGTGGTTTCTTTGGCTGGTTCAACCGCACCTTCGACCGTGGCGTACTGAGCTACGAGCGCGGCGTGGGTAACATGATCAAGCATAAGATCCCGGCGTTCCTGGTGTACGCGCTGATCATCGTCGGCATGATCTGGCTGTTCATGCGCATCCCTGCTGCGTTCCTGCCCGATGAAGACCAGGGCGTAATCTTTGCCCAGGTGCAGACGCCGGTCGGTTCTACGGCTGAACGTACGCAGAAAGTCATCGACGATATGCGTGCGTACCTGCTCAACGACAAAGAAGGCGAGCCAGGCGAAGGCAAAGGCGTGAAATCGGTGTTTACCGTAAACGGCTTCAACTTCGCCGGTCGTGGCCAAAGCTCCGGCCTGGCATTTGTGATGCTCAAGCCGTGGGGCGAGCGTGACGCCTCCAACTCGGTGTTCGAGATCGCCAAGCGCGCCCAGGGCTACTTCATGCAGACCTTCAAGGACGCCATGGTATTTGCCATCGTTCCGCCGTCTGTACTGGAACTGGGTAACGCCACCGGCTTCGACGTGTTCCTGCAAGACCAGGGCGGTGTTGGCCATGACAAATTGATGGCGGCGCGTAACCAGTTCCTCGGTATGGCAGCACAAAGCAAGATTCTGGCAGGTGTGCGCCCCAACGGCGTGAACGATGAGCCGCAGTACGAGCTTACCGTCGACGACGAGAAGGCCAGCGCCCAAGGCATCACCCTGTCGAATATCAACCAGACCCTGGCGATTGCCTTGGGTGGCAGCTACGTCAACGACTTCATCGACCGCGGTCGTGTGAAGAAGGTGTACGTGCAAGGTGACGCCGCCAGCCGCATGTCCCCTGAAGACTTGGAAAAATGGTACGTGCGCAGCGACTCCGGGAAGATGGTGCCGTTGTCCTCCATCGCTTCGGGCAAGTGGATCTTCGGTTCGCCGAAACTCTCGCGCTACAACGGTGTAGCGGCGATGGAAGTCCTTGGTACGCCGGCTCCGGGCTACAGTACCGGTGACGCCATGGCCGAAGTCGAGCGTATTGCCAAGCAATTGCCGGCGGGTGTTGGCTATGCATGGACGGGTTTGTCGTATGAAGAACGTCTGTCCGGCTCCCAGGCACCTGCGCTGTACGCCTTGTCGCTGCTGGTGGTGTTCCTTTGCCTCGCAGCACTGTACGAAAGCTGGTCGATCCCGATCGCCGTCATCCTGGTAGTGCCGCTAGGGGTTGTGGGTGCGTTGATTGCAACCAGCATGCGCGGGTTGTCCAACGACGTGTTCTTCCAAGTGGGCCTGTTGGTAACGGTGGGCCTGGCCGCGAAGAACGCCATCCTGATCGTGGAGTTTGCCAAAGAGCTGCACGAACAAGGCAAGGGCATCGTCGAGGCAGCCATTGAAGCGTCCCGCATGCGTCTGCGACCGATCATCATGACCTCCATGGCGTTCGTCCTCGGCGTATTGCCACTGGCGATCTCCACCGGTGCAGGTTCAGGCAGCCAGCACGCGATCGGTACCGGCGTAATTGGCGGTATGATCACCGCCACCGTCCTGGCGATCTTCTGGGTGCCACTGTTCTTCGCAACCGTATCGGCTGCTGGCGAGCGTAAAAAGAAAGTTACTCCTGAAACTCCTAAAGAGGCTGGCCAATGA
- a CDS encoding efflux RND transporter periplasmic adaptor subunit has protein sequence MQLKPAVTALVTAVALASLLSGCKKEEAAPPAQTPQVGVVTIQPQAFTLTSELPGRTTAYRIAEVRPQVNGIILKRLFKEGGDVKEGQQLYQIDPSVYDATLKSAQASLTQTKSISDRYKQLVDEQAVSRQEYDTAVANRMTAEANVQTAQINVRYTKVFAPISGRIGRSSVTEGALVSNGQTDAMAVIQQLDPIYVDLTQSSAEMLKLRRDLASGQLEKAGDNAAKVKLTLEDGTAYGLDGKLEFSEVSVDQTTGSVTLRAVFPNPEHTLLPGMFVHAQLQAGVNSKAILAPQQGVTRDLRGIPTALIVNADNKVEQRELVANRTYGAYWLVEKGLNAGDRVITEGLQYVKPGVEVKVKPADNAKPADAGSAAAPAAAAGKGE, from the coding sequence ATGCAACTTAAGCCAGCTGTTACCGCTCTGGTCACTGCCGTCGCCCTGGCATCGCTGCTCAGCGGATGTAAAAAGGAAGAAGCGGCTCCGCCCGCTCAAACCCCTCAGGTCGGCGTGGTCACTATTCAACCGCAAGCCTTTACCCTGACCTCCGAACTGCCGGGCCGCACCACGGCCTATCGCATTGCGGAAGTTCGGCCGCAGGTCAACGGCATCATTCTCAAGCGCCTGTTCAAGGAAGGCGGCGACGTGAAGGAAGGGCAACAGCTCTACCAGATCGACCCGTCGGTGTATGACGCCACCCTGAAAAGCGCACAAGCGAGCCTGACCCAGACCAAATCCATCAGCGACCGCTACAAGCAGTTGGTCGATGAGCAAGCCGTCAGCCGTCAGGAATACGACACCGCCGTCGCCAATCGCATGACCGCCGAAGCCAACGTTCAAACCGCCCAGATCAACGTGCGTTACACCAAAGTATTCGCGCCGATCTCCGGGCGGATTGGCCGTTCTTCGGTCACCGAAGGCGCGCTGGTCAGCAATGGTCAGACCGATGCCATGGCCGTGATCCAGCAACTGGACCCGATCTACGTCGACCTCACGCAGTCTTCGGCTGAAATGCTGAAACTGCGCCGCGACCTGGCAAGCGGTCAGCTGGAAAAAGCCGGCGACAACGCTGCCAAGGTCAAGCTGACCCTGGAAGACGGCACCGCTTACGGTCTGGATGGCAAGCTGGAGTTCTCGGAAGTGTCGGTCGACCAGACCACCGGTTCCGTGACGCTGCGCGCCGTGTTCCCTAACCCTGAGCACACACTGTTGCCAGGCATGTTCGTACACGCCCAACTGCAAGCCGGTGTGAACAGCAAGGCCATCCTGGCTCCGCAGCAAGGCGTGACCCGTGACCTGAGAGGCATTCCAACGGCGCTGATCGTCAACGCCGACAACAAGGTCGAGCAGCGTGAACTGGTGGCCAACCGCACTTACGGCGCCTACTGGCTGGTGGAAAAAGGCCTGAACGCCGGTGACCGTGTGATCACAGAAGGCTTGCAGTACGTCAAGCCGGGCGTCGAGGTCAAGGTCAAGCCGGCCGACAACGCCAAGCCTGCCGATGCTGGCAGTGCTGCTGCTCCTGCTGCCGCTGCCGGCAAAGGGGAGTAA
- a CDS encoding TetR family transcriptional regulator, which produces MVRRTKEEAQETRSQILAAAEQAFYERGVARTTLADIAALAGVTRGAIYWHFSNKSDLLQALLDTLHEPLDELARASESEEEADPLGCMRKLLIHLYHQVALDPKTRRINEILFHKCEFTDEMCDMRRQRQTHSLECNLRIGLTLRNAVHRGQLPENLDTTRGAVCIHAFIHGLIGQWLLVPDSFQLHQDAERWVDAGLDMLRLSPSLRN; this is translated from the coding sequence ATGGTTCGTCGCACCAAAGAGGAAGCTCAGGAAACGCGCAGCCAAATTCTTGCCGCCGCCGAACAGGCGTTTTATGAGCGCGGCGTCGCGCGGACCACGTTGGCGGACATTGCGGCGCTGGCGGGTGTGACGCGCGGTGCTATCTATTGGCATTTCAGCAATAAGTCCGATTTGCTGCAGGCACTGCTCGACACGCTGCACGAACCCCTGGATGAATTGGCCCGGGCCAGTGAAAGTGAGGAAGAAGCCGACCCGCTGGGCTGTATGCGCAAGCTGTTGATTCATCTTTATCATCAAGTGGCCCTGGACCCGAAAACCCGGCGCATCAACGAAATCCTGTTTCATAAGTGCGAGTTCACGGATGAAATGTGTGACATGCGGCGCCAACGTCAAACCCACAGCTTGGAATGCAACCTGCGTATCGGCCTGACCTTGCGCAACGCGGTCCATCGCGGGCAACTTCCGGAAAATCTGGACACTACGCGTGGCGCGGTGTGCATCCATGCCTTCATCCACGGCTTGATTGGCCAGTGGCTACTGGTACCCGACAGCTTCCAACTGCATCAGGATGCCGAACGCTGGGTTGATGCGGGGCTGGACATGCTGCGCTTGAGCCCCAGCCTACGCAATTAA
- a CDS encoding alkene reductase yields MTTIFDPIKLGDLELSNRIIMAPLTRCRADEGRVPNAMMAEYYVQRASAGLILSEATSVTPLGVGYPDTPGIWSNDQVRGWANVTKAVHGAGGKIVLQLWHVGRISHASYLNGKTPVAPSAIQPKGHVSLVRPLADYPTPRALETAEIADIVDAYRVGAENAKAAGFDGVELHGANGYLLDQFLQSSTNQRTDNYGGSLENRARLLLEVTDAAIEVWGAGRVGVHLAPRADSHDMGDDNLAETFTYVARELGKRGIAFICSREKEAGDSLGPQLKKAFGGAYIANERFTKDSANAWLASGKADAVAFGVPFIANPDLPARLKADAPLNEAHPETFYAKGPVGYIDYPTLAI; encoded by the coding sequence ATGACGACTATTTTCGATCCAATCAAACTGGGCGACCTGGAACTGTCGAACCGCATCATCATGGCGCCGCTGACCCGCTGCCGCGCTGATGAAGGTCGCGTACCCAACGCGATGATGGCTGAGTACTACGTGCAGCGCGCCTCAGCCGGGCTGATCCTCAGCGAAGCCACCTCCGTGACGCCGCTGGGCGTAGGCTACCCGGACACTCCGGGCATCTGGTCCAACGACCAGGTACGCGGCTGGGCCAATGTGACCAAGGCCGTGCACGGCGCGGGTGGCAAGATCGTTCTGCAACTGTGGCACGTCGGCCGGATCTCCCACGCGTCCTACCTGAACGGCAAAACCCCAGTGGCACCGAGCGCCATCCAGCCCAAAGGCCACGTGAGCCTGGTGCGTCCATTGGCGGACTACCCGACCCCACGCGCCTTGGAAACCGCTGAAATCGCCGACATCGTTGACGCTTACCGCGTCGGCGCCGAAAACGCCAAGGCCGCCGGTTTTGACGGCGTGGAACTCCACGGTGCCAACGGCTACCTGCTCGATCAGTTCCTGCAAAGCAGCACCAACCAGCGCACCGACAACTACGGCGGCTCCCTGGAAAACCGTGCCCGCCTGCTGCTGGAAGTGACCGACGCGGCCATCGAAGTCTGGGGCGCCGGCCGTGTGGGGGTGCACCTGGCACCACGCGCCGACTCCCATGACATGGGCGACGATAACTTGGCCGAGACCTTCACCTACGTTGCCCGCGAATTGGGCAAACGTGGTATCGCGTTCATCTGCTCGCGTGAAAAAGAAGCCGGCGACAGCCTTGGCCCACAACTGAAAAAAGCCTTCGGCGGCGCGTACATCGCCAACGAACGCTTCACCAAGGACAGCGCCAACGCCTGGCTGGCCTCGGGCAAAGCCGATGCGGTGGCCTTCGGCGTACCGTTCATTGCCAACCCGGACCTGCCGGCGCGTCTGAAAGCCGATGCGCCGCTGAACGAAGCGCATCCGGAAACCTTCTACGCCAAGGGTCCGGTCGGTTACATCGACTACCCGACGCTGGCGATCTAA
- a CDS encoding MFS transporter: MPLSLLILALSAFAIGTTEFVIMGLLPDVAADLGVSIPGAGWLVTGYALGVAIGAPFMALATAKLPRKAALVALMGIFIVGNLLCALASDYNVLMVARVVTALCHGAFFGIGSVVAANLVPANKRASAVALMFTGLTLANVLGVPLGTALGQEAGWRSTFWAVTVIGVIALIGLIRFLPAKRDEEKLDMRAELAALKGAGIWLSLTMTALFAASMFTLFTYVAPLLGDVTGVSPKGVTWTLLLIGLGLAVGNIIGGKLADKRLAATLIGVFISMAVVSTVLTWTSVAVIPTEITLFLWATASFAAVPALQINVVTFGKAAPNLVSTLNIGAFNIGNALGAWVGGSVIAHGFGLTSVPLAAAALAILALLVTLITFRQSGDAGLAPATH, encoded by the coding sequence ATGCCCCTCTCGCTACTCATACTGGCCCTGAGCGCCTTCGCCATCGGCACCACCGAGTTCGTCATCATGGGCTTGCTGCCCGATGTGGCGGCGGACTTGGGCGTGTCGATTCCCGGCGCTGGCTGGCTGGTCACCGGCTATGCCTTGGGCGTGGCCATCGGCGCGCCCTTCATGGCACTGGCCACCGCCAAGCTGCCACGCAAGGCCGCCCTGGTAGCGTTGATGGGCATCTTTATTGTCGGCAACCTGCTCTGCGCACTGGCCAGTGACTACAACGTGCTGATGGTTGCCCGTGTAGTCACTGCGCTGTGTCACGGCGCGTTCTTTGGGATTGGTTCGGTGGTTGCGGCCAACCTGGTACCGGCCAACAAGCGTGCTTCGGCTGTGGCCTTGATGTTCACCGGCTTGACCCTGGCCAACGTGCTCGGCGTGCCACTGGGTACCGCGCTGGGCCAGGAGGCCGGCTGGCGCTCGACCTTCTGGGCGGTGACCGTGATTGGCGTGATCGCCTTGATCGGCCTGATCCGCTTCCTGCCGGCCAAGCGTGACGAAGAAAAACTCGACATGCGCGCCGAACTCGCCGCCCTCAAAGGCGCCGGCATCTGGCTGTCGCTGACCATGACCGCACTGTTCGCCGCTTCCATGTTTACCCTCTTCACCTATGTCGCCCCACTGCTCGGCGATGTCACCGGCGTGTCGCCCAAAGGCGTGACCTGGACGCTGCTGCTGATCGGCCTGGGCCTGGCCGTGGGCAACATCATCGGCGGCAAGCTGGCGGACAAACGCCTGGCGGCCACCTTGATAGGCGTGTTCATCAGCATGGCGGTGGTCTCCACCGTGCTGACCTGGACCAGCGTCGCGGTAATCCCAACTGAAATCACCCTGTTCCTGTGGGCCACTGCGTCGTTCGCCGCCGTACCGGCGCTGCAAATCAACGTGGTGACCTTCGGCAAGGCCGCACCGAACCTGGTGTCGACCCTGAACATCGGCGCCTTCAACATCGGCAACGCCCTCGGCGCCTGGGTCGGCGGCAGCGTAATTGCCCACGGCTTTGGCCTGACCAGCGTGCCTTTGGCGGCTGCGGCCCTGGCGATTCTGGCCCTGCTGGTCACCCTGATTACTTTCCGTCAGAGCGGCGATGCCGGCCTGGCCCCTGCGACCCACTGA
- a CDS encoding ArsR/SmtB family transcription factor produces the protein MPIDLDEIIKALAHPVRRDILTWLKDPKVQFPEQVHNHEYGICAGQIDQRCGLSQSTVSAHLATLQRAGLISSQKAGQWHFFKRNDEVIQAFLAALTTELSADISATLL, from the coding sequence ATGCCCATCGACCTCGACGAAATAATAAAAGCCCTGGCGCACCCAGTACGACGAGACATCCTCACCTGGCTGAAAGACCCGAAAGTGCAGTTCCCCGAGCAAGTGCACAACCATGAATACGGCATCTGCGCCGGGCAGATCGACCAGCGCTGCGGCTTGTCCCAGTCGACCGTGTCGGCCCACCTGGCGACCTTGCAACGGGCCGGGTTGATCAGCAGCCAAAAGGCCGGGCAATGGCACTTTTTCAAACGCAATGACGAAGTGATCCAAGCCTTCCTCGCGGCGCTCACCACCGAACTCAGCGCTGATATCAGCGCAACGTTGTTATAA
- a CDS encoding acyl carrier protein phosphodiesterase: MNYLAHLHLGGQLPAQLLGSLYGDFVKGRLQGQFSPQIESAIQLHRSIDRFTDSHPLVCEALSRFSLTRKRYAGIVLDVFFDHCLARDWALYANQPLEHFTAQVYRVLAAEPQLPGRLAQIAPYMAEDDWLGSYREFAVMEQVLRGISRRLTQPEELRHAMHELRILYEPLSEDFRLFYPELQKFAQSHLTVEI; encoded by the coding sequence ATGAATTATCTCGCACATCTGCACCTGGGCGGCCAACTTCCTGCACAACTGCTGGGCAGCCTCTATGGTGACTTCGTCAAAGGCCGCCTGCAGGGCCAGTTCAGCCCGCAAATCGAGTCGGCTATCCAACTGCATCGCTCCATCGACCGCTTCACCGACAGCCACCCGCTGGTTTGCGAGGCGTTGTCACGCTTCAGCCTGACCCGCAAGCGCTATGCCGGGATTGTCCTCGATGTGTTTTTCGACCACTGCCTGGCGCGGGATTGGGCGCTGTATGCCAACCAGCCCCTGGAACACTTTACTGCGCAGGTGTACCGCGTGCTGGCGGCCGAACCGCAGCTGCCTGGGCGGCTGGCGCAGATTGCACCGTATATGGCGGAGGATGACTGGCTGGGTTCGTACCGTGAGTTCGCGGTGATGGAGCAGGTGTTGCGCGGGATTTCGCGGCGCCTGACCCAGCCCGAGGAATTGAGGCATGCCATGCACGAGTTGCGGATTCTGTATGAGCCGCTGAGTGAAGACTTTCGGCTGTTCTATCCTGAGTTGCAGAAATTTGCACAATCCCACCTGACGGTTGAGATTTAA